One stretch of Rosistilla oblonga DNA includes these proteins:
- a CDS encoding dipeptidyl-peptidase 3 family protein — protein MNRIWLPLIGCLLSATLAAADEPPQAKDPETRKYLLDRVDDVAIAQLYVDGFEQLPLNDKLLIYHLTQASIAGRDIFIDQKYKHSLLLRDLIEETLTHADGIDPEVLAEIRRYAKLFWVNNGPHSALTSQKNILRCSPEAFAAAVQAAVDNGADIPLAQGQDLAGLLSSLQAVLFDPKFDAFVTQKSPADGEDILTASANNLYDGVVSSDLEGFEEQYPLNSRLVKKADGTLEEQVYRAGFDHVIPGGMYAPELTEVCKHLEAAIPYATPKMARALGLLIHYYHTGEAVDFREYNIAWVDDKDSPVDTINGFIEVYMDARGQKGSWESVVYFNDPAKMAMITAFSENAQWFEDQMPFDPRFRKPEVKGISAKAIQVVIETGDSGPVTPIGINLPNAGDIREQYGSKSVSLSNVVEAYERASSKSARAEFCLNEEEYRRSAKWKSLTLALEVNMHEVIGHASGRNADSLKVDPSIAIKEYYSALEEGRADLVALYFIGNPKLVELGLVDNAEDLREIQRTAYEEYTRNAMTQLRRLPTSTTIEEDHMRNRQMIVHWLAANTAAIDVIEKDGKTYYQVIDVDGWHDGVGRLLKEVQRIKSEGDRAAAERLMEDYAIKINTKLRDEVLQRYKALDQPAYTGFVMPQLTLVSDPEGAPIDVAIDYPQDMEAQMLRWSGRVK, from the coding sequence ATGAATCGAATCTGGCTGCCGCTGATTGGATGTCTACTGAGTGCCACGCTGGCCGCCGCGGACGAGCCGCCGCAAGCGAAAGATCCGGAGACGCGAAAGTACTTGTTGGACCGAGTCGATGATGTCGCGATCGCGCAGTTGTATGTCGATGGATTCGAGCAGTTGCCACTGAACGACAAACTGCTGATCTACCATCTGACGCAAGCGTCGATCGCCGGCCGCGATATCTTCATCGACCAAAAGTACAAACATTCGTTGCTGTTGCGCGATCTGATCGAAGAGACGCTGACGCATGCCGACGGTATCGATCCCGAGGTCCTTGCCGAAATCCGTCGCTACGCAAAATTGTTTTGGGTTAATAACGGCCCGCACAGTGCGCTGACGTCGCAGAAAAATATCCTCCGCTGTTCGCCTGAGGCCTTTGCCGCAGCGGTTCAAGCCGCCGTCGACAACGGGGCCGACATTCCGCTTGCCCAGGGGCAGGATCTCGCGGGCTTGTTGTCGAGTCTCCAGGCGGTGCTGTTCGATCCAAAGTTCGATGCGTTTGTGACGCAGAAGTCGCCAGCCGACGGCGAGGATATTCTGACAGCGAGTGCGAACAATTTGTACGACGGCGTGGTCAGCAGCGACCTGGAGGGTTTTGAAGAGCAGTACCCGTTGAATTCACGGTTGGTTAAAAAGGCCGATGGGACGCTGGAGGAGCAGGTTTATCGGGCCGGCTTCGACCACGTGATCCCCGGCGGAATGTACGCGCCCGAGCTGACCGAGGTCTGCAAACATTTGGAAGCTGCGATTCCCTACGCCACGCCCAAGATGGCCCGTGCGCTGGGGCTGCTGATTCACTATTACCACACCGGCGAAGCTGTCGACTTTCGCGAATACAACATCGCTTGGGTCGACGACAAAGACTCTCCGGTCGACACCATCAACGGCTTCATCGAAGTCTATATGGATGCTCGCGGCCAGAAGGGTTCGTGGGAATCGGTCGTCTATTTCAACGATCCGGCCAAGATGGCGATGATCACCGCGTTCTCGGAAAACGCTCAGTGGTTCGAAGATCAGATGCCGTTTGATCCGCGGTTTCGCAAACCGGAGGTGAAAGGGATTTCGGCCAAAGCGATCCAGGTGGTGATCGAGACCGGCGATTCGGGACCGGTCACGCCGATCGGCATCAACCTGCCCAACGCGGGCGATATTCGCGAGCAGTACGGCAGTAAATCGGTCTCGTTGAGCAACGTGGTCGAAGCCTATGAGCGGGCGAGTTCCAAGAGCGCGCGGGCGGAGTTCTGTTTAAACGAAGAGGAGTACCGGCGCAGCGCAAAATGGAAGAGCCTGACGTTGGCGTTGGAGGTGAACATGCACGAGGTGATCGGCCACGCCTCGGGACGCAACGCCGATTCCTTAAAGGTCGATCCGTCGATCGCGATCAAAGAATATTATTCCGCATTGGAAGAGGGCCGCGCCGATCTGGTCGCTCTCTACTTCATCGGCAATCCAAAACTCGTCGAACTGGGACTTGTCGATAACGCCGAGGATCTGCGTGAAATTCAACGGACTGCGTATGAGGAATACACGCGCAACGCGATGACTCAGTTGCGGCGATTGCCAACCAGCACGACGATCGAAGAGGATCACATGCGGAACCGGCAGATGATCGTGCATTGGTTGGCGGCGAACACTGCGGCGATCGACGTGATCGAAAAGGATGGCAAAACCTATTACCAAGTGATCGACGTCGACGGCTGGCACGATGGCGTGGGGCGGTTGTTGAAAGAGGTGCAGCGGATCAAGAGCGAAGGGGATCGGGCTGCGGCGGAGCGGTTGATGGAAGATTATGCGATCAAGATCAACACCAAGCTGCGCGACGAAGTGTTGCAGCGCTACAAAGCGTTGGACCAGCCGGCCTACACAGGTTTCGTGATGCCTCAATTAACGCTGGTGAGCGATCCTGAAGGGGCGCCAATCGACGTGGCGATCGATTATCCGCAGGACATGGAAGCGCAGATGCTGCGGTGGTCGGGGCGCGTCAAATGA